TACGACGTCAGACTTTGCTTAACTTCCTCATGTGCAGTGAGAGTCCATATGAGGTGTAAGTTGATGTGAGACCACAGTAGAGGTAAATGGATGTTTGGGATTTAGAAATTGGAAAAACTGAAACTGGATAAAATAGCTTCTCTACAGGAAAGAATCGCACCACTCACGCAGGCAGCCGTAGCAATCGCCCTGCTGTTTGACATTGGCCCCGCATGTGTCTTTCAGCCAGTCCCGGAATAGCTCCTCATCCTTCTTCAGCACTAGGAACTGACCCAGGACCACGTAAGCCTATGGGAGTACACAAGTGAGAATTGAGGGGGGGGGAAAAAAGAGAACATggacacactaaccactaggtaAAATTAATATACAAAACAAAGTTCCATTATCTCTTATGTCcatcggcacagccagaagaggactggccacccctcagagcctggttcctctaggttccTTTCTTTTTAGAGAGTTTAACCCTAGTCACCATGCCTATCTGCATTGTTTGcgctttaggctgggtttctgtataagcactttgtgacatctgctgatgtaaaaaaatgGGCTTTAGAAATGTATTCAATCGATTGATTAAAGTTCCAAAGTTAAGTAAACTCTGCATCACCTTGTCGAAGCCCTTCTCCTCCAGTCTCTTGCCAAGCACCTCTCCAATGCCAGCAAGTGCATTGACTAACTTCTCCCCCATGGGTTCTGCCACAAACTCTTTGTGTTTCTG
Above is a window of Oncorhynchus tshawytscha isolate Ot180627B linkage group LG30, Otsh_v2.0, whole genome shotgun sequence DNA encoding:
- the banf1 gene encoding barrier-to-autointegration factor, yielding MSSTSQKHKEFVAEPMGEKLVNALAGIGEVLGKRLEEKGFDKAYVVLGQFLVLKKDEELFRDWLKDTCGANVKQQGDCYGCLREWCDSFL